CACGGAGCAGGACTCCCAGATAGCCAGGCTCGCGAGGCGGCAGGAGGGGGACCCGATGGCGAGGGGCCGTGTGGATGCCCCTGTCGTGATGATCGAGTATGCCGACTACCGGTGCCCGTTCTGCTCTGTGTTCGCGGAGGACACGCTCCCGAAGCTGCAGCCGTTGATCGACGACGGCACCCTGCGGGTCGAGTTCCGTGATCTCGCGATCTTCGGTGACGACTCCGTGGCGGCGGCCGCCGGAGCCAGGGCGGCTGGGGCGCAGGGCCTGTTCTGGGAGTTCCAGGAGGCCCTCTACAGGCGCCTGCCCAACCAGGGACATCCCGATGTGAAGGATGATCTCGTGCTGGAGGTCGCCAGGCAGGTGGGGGTGCCCGACATGACTGCCTTCGAGACGGCCTATCGTTTAGAGGAGACCCGCGCCGCGGTCAGGAGGGAATCCGACGAGGCCCGGCAGATGGGGATCAACGGAACCCCGTTCTTCTTTGTCGGCACCCGGCCGGTGTCCGGAGCCCAGCCTCTGGAGGTATTCCAGCAGATCATCGCGCAGGAGAAGGCGAAGGCCAGCTGATGGGAGTCGGTTTCGCCGGAGCATTCCTCGGAGGGCTCGCGGCCCTGCTCAGCCCGTGCGCCGCGATGCTGCTGCCGTCCTTCTTCGCCTACGCTTTCGGCGACCAGAGACGTCTGCTCGTGGTGCGCACCGGGATGTTCTATCTCGGATTGCTGCTGACGCTCGTCCCCCTCGGTCTGGGGGCCGGGGCCCTGGGTGGTCTGTTGACCACGCAGCGGCATCTCCTGACCATCGGCGGGACAGTGGTGCTGATCGTTCTCGGCGTCATCACCATGCTCGGAGTCCAGCTCCCCCTGCCAGGGCTGCGTGGCCCGGCACGTGGCACGGACACCGCCGCGGTGGTCGTCATGGGCGCGGTCTACGGGCTGGCCGGGGCGTGTACCGGGCCGCTGCTGGGGGCCGTCCTGACTTTGGCCGCGATCGGTGGCTCCCCGTTGTATGGCGCGCTGCTGCTGGCCTGTTTCGGGGCGGGCATGGTGGCTCCGCTGCTCGTGCTTGCTTGGTTCTGGGATGGTCTTGGCCTCAGCCGCCGGCTCCAGCCGCGTGAGCTCCGGCTGGGTCCGCTGCGGACCAGCTGGTGGGCGCTGGCCAGCGGACTGCTGCTGACCGGCCTTGGTGTGTTGTTCCTGGCCACGGATGCGACGGCTGCGATCGGTGGGCTGCTCGACGCCCGGCAGCAGGCCGGCCTGGAGAACCAGCTCCAGGCGTGGAGTGCGGGCATCCCGGATCTAGTGATGGTGGCCATCATCGCTGCTGCCGCCGGCGTACTGATCTGGTGGGCTGGGCGTCACTGCCGCTAGTGCAAGGGTCCGCCTGATGCTCAGGCGGACCTTTCATACTCATCCACGACCTCGACGTCACCATCATCAACACCACCACCGGAGAAATCCTGCGCGAACTCACCATCGACACCACC
The sequence above is drawn from the Arachnia rubra genome and encodes:
- a CDS encoding DsbA family protein, with amino-acid sequence MNDKQQPGPGARPWQIATGVLAVALVFCLGVMSQNTQGGGPQAASTVTVTAGAGDRDAAASQSAAGASQNTEQDSQIARLARRQEGDPMARGRVDAPVVMIEYADYRCPFCSVFAEDTLPKLQPLIDDGTLRVEFRDLAIFGDDSVAAAAGARAAGAQGLFWEFQEALYRRLPNQGHPDVKDDLVLEVARQVGVPDMTAFETAYRLEETRAAVRRESDEARQMGINGTPFFFVGTRPVSGAQPLEVFQQIIAQEKAKAS
- a CDS encoding cytochrome c biogenesis CcdA family protein, translated to MGVGFAGAFLGGLAALLSPCAAMLLPSFFAYAFGDQRRLLVVRTGMFYLGLLLTLVPLGLGAGALGGLLTTQRHLLTIGGTVVLIVLGVITMLGVQLPLPGLRGPARGTDTAAVVVMGAVYGLAGACTGPLLGAVLTLAAIGGSPLYGALLLACFGAGMVAPLLVLAWFWDGLGLSRRLQPRELRLGPLRTSWWALASGLLLTGLGVLFLATDATAAIGGLLDARQQAGLENQLQAWSAGIPDLVMVAIIAAAAGVLIWWAGRHCR